One stretch of Cervus canadensis isolate Bull #8, Minnesota chromosome 5, ASM1932006v1, whole genome shotgun sequence DNA includes these proteins:
- the LOC122442655 gene encoding 60S ribosomal protein L23a-like: MKMAPKAKKEAPAPPKAEAKAKALKAKKAVLKGVHSHKKKKIRTSPTFRRPKTLRLRRQPKYPWKSAPRRNKLDHYAIIKFPLTTESAMKKIEDNNTLVFIVDVKANKHQIKQAVKKLYDIDVAKVNTLIRPDGEKKAYV; the protein is encoded by the coding sequence ATGAAGATGGCGCCGAAGGCGAAGAaggaagcccctgcccctcctaAAGCTGAAGCCAAAGCAAAGGCTTTGAAGGCCAAGAAAGCAGTGTTGAAAGGTGTCCAcagccacaagaaaaagaagatccgGACGTCACCCACCTTCCGGCGGCCCAAAACACTGCGGCTCAGGAGGCAGCCCAAATATCCTTGGAAGAGCGCCCCCAGGAGAAACAAACTTGACCACTATGCCATCATCAAATTCCCCCTCACCACTGAGTCAGccatgaagaaaatagaagacaacAACACACTGGTATTCATTGTGGATGTCAAGGCCAACAAGCACCAAATTAAACAGGCTGTGAAGAAGCTCTATGACATTGACGTGGCTAAGGTCAATACTCTGATCAGGCCtgatggagagaagaaggcaTATGTTTGA